Genomic segment of Deinococcus multiflagellatus:
ATCGGGCGTGGCATTGCGAACACGGAGCTGTACGTTCTGGGTGCGAGACGAGAGCTTTTGCCGATTGGGCAGCCGGGCGAACTGTATATCGGCGGTGCGGGGGTCGCCCGCGGATACCTCAATCGGCCCGAACTGACCGCTCAACGCTTCGTCCCAAATCCATACGGGTCCGGCACCTTGTACAAGACTGGTGATCTCGTGCGCTACCGCAGTGATGGGAACCTGGATTACCTCGGCCGGTTGGACCATCAGGTGAAGGTGCGTGGATACCGGATTGAGCTGGGTGAGATCGAGACCAGACTCACAGACCACCCGGCGGTCCGTGAGGCAGTGGTGGTGGCGCAGGAGTCGCAGGACGGTAGCAAGACCTTGGTCGGTTACATCGTTGGGGAACAGGACGTCTCGATCACGGGGTTGGGCAGGTACCTGGAATGCCACTTACCGGCTTACATGGTGCCGGCTGTGCTGGTTCCTTTGGAGGCCATGCCGCTGACACCCAACGGCAAGATTGACCGTCAGGCATTGCCGTGGCCGGTCGGTGGTGAGACGCCAGGTGTTCCTGGAGAAAATGAGCCACTTAGTGCGCTGGAGCAGTCGGTGGCGAAGGTATGGATGGACGTGCTGGGCGTGGAACGGGTTGGCCTGAACGATCATTTCTTTCATCTCGGCGGCCACTCGCTAAAAGCC
This window contains:
- a CDS encoding non-ribosomal peptide synthetase, with amino-acid sequence IGRGIANTELYVLGARRELLPIGQPGELYIGGAGVARGYLNRPELTAQRFVPNPYGSGTLYKTGDLVRYRSDGNLDYLGRLDHQVKVRGYRIELGEIETRLTDHPAVREAVVVAQESQDGSKTLVGYIVGEQDVSITGLGRYLECHLPAYMVPAVLVPLEAMPLTPNGKIDRQALPWPVGGETPGVPGENEPLSALEQSVAKVWMDVLGVERVGLNDHFFHLGGHSLKA